One stretch of Eggerthella lenta DSM 2243 DNA includes these proteins:
- the dltA gene encoding D-alanine--poly(phosphoribitol) ligase subunit DltA — translation MRSENEFLRAVEQQVREHPQAPAHKAPNGLTTTYAELWEASDRIAAALAARTEKRQPAVVLGHKSACMIAGFLGCLKSGHAFVPVDTEMPLTRLADILSQLGETLVVVTEDMPDALACALPESDVLDARAAVAAAGSPFVVPDRASWVTGDETQYLIFTSGSTGRPKGIEVGADNVARFMDWVCTFPVIREGGRVFLDQPPYSFDLSEYEVVGALATGGCLHAVEREETEDLRALFADLRDSGVEVWTSTPSFADLCLADRSFDEALLPDVRLFLFCGEALRRSTAAALRERFPRARIANTYGPTESTVAVTYVEIGDSELVDERPLPVGRPRPGTELRIVDPETGAPCEAGRIGEIVIVGDTVAKGYFRNPEKTAAAFFDATLVDGTPVRAYRTGDAGHLDESGMLYCDGRFDSLVKVNGFRIELADVEENLGALPLVKQAAVVPVRRRERVAYLKACVVLRERPAGSDFEIARLIKARLAERVPGYMVPRSVALVGELPLTCNGKVDRKALAEA, via the coding sequence ATGAGGAGCGAGAACGAGTTTTTACGCGCAGTCGAGCAGCAGGTGCGCGAACATCCGCAAGCGCCTGCCCACAAGGCGCCGAACGGCCTGACGACCACGTACGCCGAGCTATGGGAGGCCTCCGATCGCATTGCCGCCGCCTTGGCGGCCCGCACGGAGAAGCGACAGCCGGCGGTGGTGCTCGGCCACAAATCCGCATGTATGATCGCAGGGTTTCTCGGCTGCCTTAAAAGCGGGCATGCGTTCGTCCCCGTAGACACGGAGATGCCCCTTACGCGTCTCGCGGACATCCTGTCCCAGCTCGGGGAGACGCTCGTGGTGGTTACCGAGGACATGCCCGATGCCCTGGCGTGCGCGCTGCCCGAGTCAGACGTGCTCGATGCGCGCGCGGCCGTCGCCGCAGCGGGCAGCCCCTTCGTCGTCCCCGATCGCGCGAGCTGGGTGACGGGCGACGAGACGCAGTACCTCATCTTCACGTCCGGCTCCACGGGTCGCCCGAAGGGCATCGAGGTCGGCGCGGACAACGTTGCGCGCTTCATGGACTGGGTTTGCACGTTTCCCGTGATCCGCGAGGGCGGGCGCGTATTCCTGGACCAACCGCCGTACTCGTTCGACCTGTCCGAGTACGAGGTGGTGGGCGCGCTCGCCACCGGCGGCTGCCTGCACGCCGTCGAACGCGAGGAGACCGAAGATCTGCGCGCGCTATTCGCCGACCTACGCGATTCGGGCGTGGAAGTGTGGACGTCCACGCCGTCGTTCGCCGACCTGTGCCTGGCCGACCGCAGCTTCGACGAAGCCCTGCTGCCCGACGTGCGCCTGTTCCTGTTCTGCGGCGAGGCCCTGCGCCGCTCCACGGCTGCGGCTCTGCGCGAGCGGTTCCCTCGTGCCCGCATCGCGAACACGTACGGTCCCACCGAGTCGACCGTGGCGGTCACCTACGTCGAGATCGGCGATTCGGAGCTGGTTGACGAGCGCCCGCTCCCCGTCGGCCGTCCGCGCCCCGGCACCGAGCTGCGCATCGTCGACCCCGAGACGGGCGCCCCGTGCGAGGCCGGGCGGATCGGCGAGATCGTCATCGTGGGCGACACGGTGGCCAAAGGCTACTTCCGCAACCCCGAGAAGACGGCGGCGGCCTTCTTCGACGCGACGCTTGTCGACGGCACGCCCGTGCGTGCCTACCGCACGGGCGACGCGGGCCACCTCGACGAAAGCGGCATGCTGTACTGCGACGGTCGTTTCGACTCGCTCGTGAAGGTGAACGGCTTCCGTATCGAGCTTGCGGACGTGGAGGAGAACCTTGGCGCGCTGCCGCTCGTGAAGCAGGCGGCGGTCGTGCCCGTGCGTCGCCGCGAGCGCGTGGCGTACCTGAAGGCGTGCGTGGTGCTGCGCGAGCGTCCTGCAGGCAGCGACTTCGAGATAGCTCGTCTCATCAAGGCTCGGCTGGCCGAGCGCGTGCCCGGCTACATGGTGCCGCGATCGGTGGCGCTCGTGGGCGAGCTGCCGCTGACCTGCAACGGCAAGGTGGACCGCAAGGCGCTGGCCGAGGCATGA
- a CDS encoding YaiI/YqxD family protein, whose amino-acid sequence MRPTIYIDADACPVTSETLAVARKNALPAVVAGNATQNLARHIRRGDPREPRDGFWVDTLPVGIGADAADFAIVQELEPGDIVVTQDIGLAAMALGRHARAIGVRGRVYTLTTIDLDMHIRHEEKKVRRQGGRTKGPAAFEDDDRERFAANLQRLVEETLRDGKREGFPTS is encoded by the coding sequence ATGAGACCGACGATCTACATCGACGCCGACGCCTGCCCGGTCACGTCCGAAACCCTGGCCGTTGCGCGCAAGAACGCGTTGCCCGCGGTCGTTGCGGGCAACGCGACGCAGAACCTTGCTCGGCACATCAGGCGCGGAGATCCGCGCGAGCCCCGCGACGGGTTCTGGGTGGACACGCTGCCCGTGGGCATCGGCGCCGACGCGGCCGACTTCGCCATCGTGCAGGAGCTGGAACCCGGAGACATCGTGGTGACGCAGGACATCGGGCTGGCCGCCATGGCGCTGGGACGGCACGCCCGGGCCATCGGCGTGCGCGGGCGCGTGTACACGCTGACCACCATCGACCTCGACATGCACATCCGCCACGAGGAGAAGAAAGTGCGCCGCCAGGGCGGCCGGACGAAGGGTCCCGCCGCCTTCGAAGACGACGATCGCGAGCGCTTCGCCGCGAACCTCCAGCGCCTCGTAGAGGAGACGCTGCGCGACGGGAAACGGGAGGGCTTCCCTACAAGCTGA
- a CDS encoding Fic/DOC family protein encodes MTADCPEDFPYEAKPELRDPAVREGYWRVAMGLQEVDGLKPSPYLRDLAREHVSGVRGLDETGSMIRAYHARQKADGRDEAAGECEADLVSQRIVELLASGAFALVPDMLAVIHGALFQDLDAATYRPGEYKTEALQKREFVLNGDSVVYADPSLIERSLAFLFDEERSHVYGIEFDEAQLEHLGRFIARLWQVHPFVEGNTRTTAVFAVLYLHDLGFDMDNEPFERHARYFRDALVRANYRNAKAGVLPDLRFVVRFLDNLLNEAEHELRSRDLACKALFDDPSFLRNVDPSQAISL; translated from the coding sequence TTGACCGCCGATTGTCCAGAAGACTTTCCGTACGAGGCGAAGCCCGAGCTTCGCGACCCCGCTGTGCGCGAGGGCTATTGGCGCGTTGCGATGGGCTTGCAGGAGGTCGACGGGCTGAAGCCTTCTCCGTATCTGCGCGATCTCGCTCGAGAGCACGTGAGCGGCGTGCGCGGGCTGGACGAGACGGGCAGCATGATTCGCGCCTACCACGCGCGACAGAAGGCGGATGGGCGCGACGAGGCTGCGGGGGAGTGCGAAGCCGACCTCGTGAGCCAGCGCATCGTCGAGCTGCTGGCTTCGGGCGCGTTCGCGCTGGTACCCGATATGCTCGCCGTGATCCATGGCGCGTTGTTCCAGGATCTCGATGCGGCGACGTATCGACCCGGCGAGTATAAGACTGAAGCGCTGCAAAAGCGCGAGTTCGTGCTGAACGGCGACAGCGTGGTGTACGCCGATCCCTCGTTGATCGAGCGCTCGCTGGCATTTCTATTCGACGAGGAGCGGTCGCACGTCTACGGCATCGAGTTCGACGAAGCTCAGCTCGAACATCTCGGCCGCTTTATCGCAAGGTTGTGGCAGGTTCATCCTTTCGTCGAGGGCAATACGCGGACGACGGCGGTGTTCGCGGTGCTCTACCTGCACGATCTGGGCTTCGATATGGACAACGAGCCGTTCGAGCGGCATGCTCGGTACTTTCGCGATGCGCTCGTGCGCGCGAACTACCGCAACGCGAAAGCGGGCGTCCTGCCCGACCTTCGCTTCGTCGTGCGGTTCCTCGACAACCTGCTGAACGAAGCCGAACACGAGTTGCGCTCGCGCGATCTTGCGTGCAAGGCGTTGTTCGACGACCCCTCGTTTTTGCGCAACGTCGATCCGTCGCAAGCGATCAGCTTGTAG
- a CDS encoding type II toxin-antitoxin system RelE family toxin produces MWELSFLPEAREDLRALDGSQRIRVVKAIAKVQSNPLPSSEGGYGKPLGNKRLSQLSGLMKVKLKSDGIRIVYKLERIEHAMRIVVIGVRSDDAVYREAQKRRESHGL; encoded by the coding sequence ATGTGGGAGCTGTCGTTCCTTCCCGAAGCTCGGGAGGATCTTCGCGCATTGGACGGATCCCAGCGTATACGCGTGGTGAAGGCGATCGCCAAAGTGCAGTCGAATCCTCTTCCCTCATCCGAAGGGGGATACGGAAAACCTCTTGGGAACAAGCGCTTGTCCCAGTTGAGCGGCCTGATGAAAGTGAAATTGAAGTCGGATGGCATCCGGATCGTGTACAAGCTTGAGCGCATCGAGCATGCCATGCGCATCGTCGTGATTGGGGTTCGCTCCGATGATGCGGTATACCGCGAAGCCCAGAAACGGCGGGAGTCGCACGGATTGTAG
- a CDS encoding DUF2130 domain-containing protein codes for MNEIKCPHCGEMFTIDEAGFAAILKQVRDAEFDKEVRRHEQLMASEKQQAVQLAVAEALAKAQGDAAQKEARIAELEARLQAEQRERESQQRLAHAERERALADAAAAKDARIVELEQRVEAQGRAFEAEKKLAVEQARSALERERDALAAQVALKDAEKSRCESALKEQLAIELKAKDDIIAYKDGEIERYKDMKARLSTKMVGESLEQHCETEFNKIRAAAFPRAYFEKDNDASEGSKGDFIFRECDEEGNEIVSIMFEMKNESDDSSHRHKNEDFFKKLDADRRKKGCEYAVLVTLLEPESELYNQGIVDVSYRFEKMYAIRPQFFLPMISILRNAALNSMAYKAELAVVRNQNIDITKFEEQMETFKSGFARNYDLASRKFQTAIDEIDKTILHLQKTKDALVSSENNLRLANNKAQDLTIKRLTRNNPTMKAAFEALAEEKDDTQP; via the coding sequence ATGAACGAGATCAAGTGCCCCCATTGCGGCGAGATGTTCACCATCGACGAGGCCGGTTTCGCGGCCATTCTGAAGCAGGTGCGCGACGCCGAGTTCGACAAGGAGGTGCGTCGCCACGAGCAGCTGATGGCCTCCGAGAAGCAGCAAGCCGTGCAGTTGGCCGTGGCCGAGGCTCTTGCGAAAGCGCAGGGCGACGCGGCTCAGAAGGAGGCGCGCATCGCCGAGCTGGAGGCGCGGCTGCAGGCGGAGCAGCGTGAGCGCGAGAGCCAGCAGCGCCTGGCCCACGCCGAGCGCGAGCGGGCGCTGGCCGACGCGGCGGCTGCGAAGGACGCCCGCATCGTCGAGTTGGAGCAACGTGTGGAGGCGCAGGGTCGCGCCTTCGAGGCGGAGAAGAAGCTGGCGGTGGAGCAGGCGCGTTCGGCGCTGGAGCGCGAGCGCGACGCGCTGGCCGCGCAGGTGGCGCTCAAGGACGCCGAGAAGAGCCGATGCGAGAGCGCCCTCAAAGAGCAGCTGGCCATCGAGCTCAAAGCCAAGGACGACATCATCGCCTACAAGGACGGCGAGATCGAGCGCTACAAGGACATGAAGGCGCGCCTGTCCACCAAGATGGTGGGCGAGTCGTTGGAGCAGCACTGCGAGACCGAGTTCAACAAGATCCGCGCCGCCGCGTTCCCGCGCGCGTACTTCGAGAAGGACAACGACGCGTCCGAGGGCTCGAAGGGCGACTTCATCTTCCGCGAATGCGACGAGGAGGGCAACGAGATCGTGTCCATCATGTTCGAGATGAAGAACGAGTCCGACGATTCGTCGCATCGTCACAAGAACGAGGACTTTTTCAAGAAGCTGGACGCCGACCGCAGGAAGAAGGGGTGCGAGTACGCGGTGCTGGTCACGTTGCTGGAGCCGGAAAGCGAGCTGTACAACCAGGGCATCGTGGATGTGTCGTACCGCTTCGAGAAGATGTACGCCATTCGCCCGCAGTTCTTCCTGCCGATGATCTCCATCCTGCGCAACGCGGCGTTGAACTCGATGGCGTACAAGGCGGAGCTGGCGGTGGTGCGCAACCAGAACATAGACATCACGAAATTCGAAGAGCAGATGGAAACGTTCAAAAGCGGTTTCGCGCGCAATTACGATCTGGCCAGCCGCAAGTTCCAGACGGCCATCGACGAGATCGACAAGACCATCCTGCACTTGCAGAAGACCAAGGACGCCCTCGTGTCGTCCGAGAACAACCTGCGCCTGGCGAACAACAAGGCCCAAGACCTCACCATCAAGCGCCTGACCAGGAACAACCCCACCATGAAAGCGGCCTTCGAGGCGCTGGCCGAGGAGAAGGATGACACGCAGCCGTGA
- a CDS encoding IS256 family transposase, translated as MDTLLFNDPEVKGLAFAILEECTDLQAFGRRMLELLANAAMSAKADEACNAPYGERDEGRVNSRNGYRERGLSTAAGDVTLKIPKLRRGSFFPEDLIERYCRVDRALVAAVAEMYVMGISTRKVEAVAGELGVRSMSKSQVSRLCECLDAEVDAFRRQRFDGVRFAYLWLDATYVKCRVEGRSASQAVVTAIGLDDTGHKRFVGVDCVDTESHAGWKAFLSGLRARGVDGVRLVVSDAHEGLAKAIAETFQGAAWQRCVTHLMRNVAGRIHRKDDQRKAREAMKAVFAQKSPVLVRACYQEATEEVLKISRAAGNVLLEAEEAALAYLAFPATHRTKIRTNNVQERANREIKRRTRVVQGFPSRESLIRLVGAALIEADEEWSARCVISRPSLAHAWKAQEREAPGEAEVLAAREAARKIIGSAIDPKEDEG; from the coding sequence ATGGACACTCTACTATTCAACGACCCCGAAGTGAAGGGGCTCGCGTTCGCGATCCTCGAGGAATGCACCGACCTGCAGGCCTTCGGGCGCAGGATGCTCGAGCTCCTGGCGAACGCCGCGATGTCGGCGAAGGCCGACGAGGCGTGCAACGCCCCCTACGGGGAGCGCGACGAGGGGCGCGTCAACTCGCGCAACGGCTACCGGGAGCGGGGGCTCTCGACCGCCGCGGGCGACGTCACCCTCAAGATTCCGAAGCTGCGCCGAGGCTCGTTCTTCCCCGAGGACCTGATCGAGCGCTACTGCAGGGTGGACCGGGCGCTCGTCGCGGCGGTGGCCGAGATGTACGTCATGGGGATATCGACGCGCAAGGTGGAGGCCGTCGCGGGCGAGCTCGGCGTGAGGTCGATGTCGAAGTCGCAGGTGTCGCGCCTGTGCGAGTGCCTGGACGCCGAGGTGGACGCGTTCAGGAGGCAGCGCTTCGACGGGGTGCGCTTCGCCTACCTGTGGCTCGACGCCACCTACGTGAAGTGCCGCGTGGAGGGGCGCTCGGCGTCCCAGGCCGTCGTGACCGCGATCGGGCTCGACGACACGGGCCACAAGCGCTTCGTCGGCGTGGACTGCGTGGACACGGAGAGCCACGCCGGGTGGAAGGCGTTCCTCTCCGGCCTGAGGGCGCGCGGCGTCGACGGCGTGCGCCTCGTCGTCTCGGACGCCCACGAAGGGCTCGCGAAGGCGATAGCCGAGACGTTCCAAGGAGCGGCCTGGCAGCGCTGCGTCACGCACCTCATGCGCAACGTGGCGGGCCGCATCCACAGGAAGGACGACCAGAGAAAGGCGCGCGAGGCCATGAAGGCCGTCTTCGCGCAGAAGAGCCCCGTCCTCGTGCGGGCGTGCTACCAAGAGGCGACCGAGGAGGTGCTGAAGATCTCGAGGGCGGCCGGAAACGTGCTCTTGGAGGCCGAGGAGGCGGCGCTCGCCTACCTGGCGTTCCCGGCCACGCACCGCACCAAGATCCGCACCAACAACGTCCAGGAGAGGGCCAACCGCGAGATCAAGCGCAGGACGCGCGTCGTGCAGGGGTTCCCCTCGCGCGAGTCGCTCATCCGCCTGGTGGGAGCGGCGCTCATCGAGGCCGACGAGGAGTGGTCGGCGCGCTGCGTCATCTCCAGGCCCTCGCTCGCGCACGCCTGGAAGGCCCAGGAGCGCGAGGCCCCCGGCGAGGCCGAGGTGCTCGCCGCCCGCGAGGCGGCGCGCAAGATCATAGGGAGCGCCATTGACCCGAAGGAGGACGAAGGCTAA
- the gdhA gene encoding NADP-specific glutamate dehydrogenase, whose amino-acid sequence MSYVDNVIEQVKEKNPNEPEFIQAVTEVLTSLKPVIESNPAYEKAGLLERIVEPERVVMFRVPWVDDAGNVHVNRGYRVQFNSCLGPYKGGLRLHPSVNLGIIKFLGFEQIFKNSLTTLPMGGGKGGCDFDPKGKSDMEIMRFCQSFMTELFRHIGADTDVPAGDIGTGAREVGFMFGQYKRIKNVWEGVLTGKGLSYGGSLARTEATGYGLIYFVQEYLNCHDDSFEGKTVAVSGSGNVAIYATQKAQQLGAKVVTMSDSTGWIHDPAGIDLDLVKQIKEVERGRISEYAARKEGVEYHEGRGVWSVPVDIALPCATQNELLLEDAKQLVANGCKIVAEGANMPTTMDATDYLMENGVVFCPGKAANAGGVATSGLEMSQNSERLSWTFEEVDSKLQGIMKNIYHAADDAAKEYGHEGNYVMGANIAGFKKLADAMMAQGIV is encoded by the coding sequence ATGAGTTACGTCGATAACGTCATCGAGCAGGTCAAGGAAAAGAACCCGAACGAGCCGGAGTTCATCCAGGCCGTCACCGAGGTGCTCACATCCCTGAAGCCGGTCATCGAGTCCAACCCCGCCTACGAGAAGGCCGGACTGCTCGAGCGCATCGTCGAGCCGGAGCGCGTGGTCATGTTCCGCGTGCCCTGGGTGGACGACGCGGGCAACGTGCACGTCAACCGCGGCTACCGCGTGCAGTTCAACAGCTGCCTCGGGCCCTACAAGGGCGGCCTGCGCCTGCATCCGTCGGTGAACCTCGGCATCATCAAGTTCCTGGGCTTCGAGCAGATCTTCAAGAACAGCCTGACCACGCTGCCCATGGGCGGCGGCAAGGGCGGCTGCGACTTCGACCCCAAGGGCAAGTCCGACATGGAGATCATGCGCTTCTGCCAGAGCTTCATGACCGAGCTGTTCCGCCACATCGGCGCCGACACCGACGTGCCGGCCGGCGACATCGGCACGGGCGCGCGCGAGGTGGGCTTCATGTTCGGCCAGTACAAGCGCATCAAGAACGTGTGGGAAGGCGTGCTCACGGGCAAGGGCCTGTCCTACGGCGGCTCGCTGGCCCGCACCGAGGCCACCGGCTACGGCCTGATCTACTTCGTGCAGGAGTACCTCAACTGCCACGACGACAGCTTCGAAGGCAAGACCGTCGCCGTTTCCGGCTCGGGCAACGTGGCCATCTACGCCACGCAGAAGGCCCAGCAGCTGGGCGCGAAGGTGGTCACCATGTCGGACTCCACCGGCTGGATCCACGACCCGGCGGGCATCGACCTCGACCTCGTGAAGCAGATCAAGGAAGTGGAGCGCGGCCGCATCTCCGAGTACGCCGCGCGCAAGGAGGGCGTCGAGTACCACGAGGGCCGCGGCGTGTGGAGCGTGCCCGTGGACATCGCCCTGCCCTGCGCCACGCAGAACGAGCTTTTGCTGGAGGACGCGAAGCAGCTCGTGGCCAACGGCTGCAAGATCGTGGCCGAGGGCGCGAACATGCCCACGACGATGGACGCCACCGACTACCTCATGGAAAACGGCGTGGTGTTCTGCCCCGGCAAGGCGGCGAACGCAGGCGGCGTGGCCACCTCCGGCCTGGAGATGTCCCAGAACTCCGAGCGCCTGTCCTGGACGTTCGAGGAAGTGGACAGCAAGCTGCAGGGCATCATGAAGAACATCTACCATGCAGCCGACGACGCTGCCAAGGAGTACGGCCACGAGGGCAACTACGTCATGGGCGCCAACATCGCGGGCTTCAAGAAGCTCGCCGACGCCATGATGGCCCAGGGCATCGTGTAG
- a CDS encoding GGDEF domain-containing protein has translation MRRRNVATVIGFAGFALIVVALVGSLGAFVYREMGAMRQRDALNLLNYFQQAMVTKLYDEVSPVDDLAAAFEVDPDDEAWFPRVAGELLEREEVSYVAYVRGDTMAYAYPEEEFGDTVGDDLTSFSYVYTLAKWTDGFVVESSVELSSGENVFLFVRPVNVGGSYYGEAVVGVKESYVLEQLDFASLEEAGYLYELWSVSPQDGSKDVIAASGGSHDFSHAAKSTFNMPTQWTLSIMPEQGWIPREWSIFLAVGVIVVEALIFGLAFALLALRRARRFHAEAVRRDDETGLLAYRAFVDELERSACRDEAVPLTIVCLMVDGFEHAALSLGPEARRSYLESVKGEIDEVIQVQHVAARVSAGCFAIVIRDYVDRGSLVDLMRALELALLWKVRIDGRKTFCAVRSAAVRFPEDGDDPVALVERTVSLLERDRPGR, from the coding sequence GTGAGACGCCGCAATGTGGCGACCGTGATCGGCTTCGCCGGGTTCGCGTTGATCGTCGTTGCGCTGGTAGGCTCCTTGGGCGCCTTCGTCTATAGAGAGATGGGCGCTATGCGCCAGCGCGACGCCCTGAATCTGCTGAACTATTTCCAGCAGGCCATGGTTACGAAACTCTACGACGAAGTGAGCCCGGTCGACGACCTCGCGGCCGCCTTCGAGGTCGATCCGGACGACGAGGCCTGGTTCCCTCGCGTGGCGGGCGAGCTGCTCGAGCGCGAGGAAGTGTCCTACGTCGCCTACGTGCGCGGCGACACGATGGCCTACGCCTATCCCGAGGAGGAGTTCGGGGATACCGTCGGCGACGATCTCACCTCGTTCTCGTACGTGTACACGCTGGCCAAGTGGACCGACGGCTTCGTGGTGGAGAGTTCGGTCGAGCTGTCGAGCGGCGAGAACGTCTTCCTGTTCGTCAGACCGGTGAACGTGGGTGGTTCGTACTACGGCGAGGCGGTGGTGGGCGTCAAGGAGTCTTACGTGCTTGAACAGCTCGACTTCGCCTCCCTTGAGGAAGCGGGGTATCTGTACGAGCTATGGTCGGTCAGCCCTCAGGATGGCAGCAAGGACGTGATCGCCGCTTCGGGTGGCTCGCACGATTTCTCCCATGCGGCGAAGTCGACGTTCAACATGCCCACGCAATGGACGCTGTCCATTATGCCCGAGCAGGGTTGGATTCCCCGGGAATGGTCCATCTTCCTGGCCGTGGGCGTGATCGTGGTCGAGGCGCTGATCTTCGGACTGGCCTTCGCCTTGCTCGCCCTTCGACGTGCGCGTCGGTTTCATGCCGAAGCCGTGCGTCGCGACGACGAGACGGGGTTGCTCGCCTATCGCGCGTTCGTCGACGAGCTCGAACGCTCCGCCTGCCGTGATGAGGCCGTTCCGTTGACGATCGTCTGTCTTATGGTGGACGGTTTCGAGCATGCGGCGCTGTCGTTGGGACCGGAGGCTCGCCGTTCGTATCTGGAAAGCGTGAAAGGCGAGATCGACGAGGTGATCCAGGTTCAACACGTGGCTGCGCGCGTGAGCGCGGGCTGCTTCGCGATCGTCATCCGCGATTACGTCGATCGTGGTTCGCTCGTCGATCTCATGCGCGCTCTCGAGCTGGCGTTGCTGTGGAAGGTGCGCATCGACGGCAGGAAGACGTTCTGCGCGGTTCGCTCGGCCGCCGTGCGCTTCCCGGAGGACGGCGACGATCCCGTCGCGCTCGTCGAACGTACGGTGTCGCTGCTGGAGCGTGATCGGCCCGGTCGGTAA
- a CDS encoding sensor domain-containing diguanylate cyclase — protein sequence MAKTTGKNLRTTRFSFRRMALYGVALALALLIASAVMGAVLAVRDMRDRADVSLTNAKARIESSVAESFKLLESLAEQPTLYERSVWVMDKVTMLDQVNEHFGYFLLCYVDDEMNVWDVTGSASLASRDFMQKCYSTGQGLVTDSFAAGADGVTLNYVVLVPLFDGGEMTGSLFVSLYFDDMVRILAESAVGPDVGSVLIGSRGQTMSATSGFVYDDMFLDPLRSSIAFGMTADVVERELMALNPVSFWTVDGLDVRYYTAVPIADTAWDAVCVTSFWDAYTKVMAALAPLIAAGLAIVAGVFLLLRRDFMCQMENARMLEKSVEELQRKVYDDGRSAEADIADILELTSSGLSDGLTGTVTRSVFSSKLASALENARDGGSLYALCFIDLDDFKTINDTYGHATGDAALKSIGYALRGYERRYDGMVGRYGGDEFVMLMTDIDDEGELRAVLDEMVGDLHVDIQVGDAVVSVHCSIGAAVWDRVSDADALLGQADNALYRVKQHGKEGYFVFGEEDAQ from the coding sequence ATGGCGAAAACAACAGGCAAAAACCTGAGAACAACGCGGTTCTCGTTCCGGCGCATGGCCTTGTACGGAGTCGCGCTCGCGTTGGCGCTGCTTATCGCATCCGCTGTGATGGGCGCGGTTCTGGCCGTGCGGGATATGCGCGATCGGGCCGACGTATCGCTGACGAACGCCAAGGCGCGCATCGAGTCGAGCGTCGCGGAGTCTTTCAAGCTGCTGGAATCGTTGGCCGAGCAGCCGACGCTGTACGAACGCTCCGTCTGGGTCATGGACAAAGTGACGATGCTCGACCAGGTGAACGAGCATTTCGGCTACTTCCTGCTATGCTACGTCGATGACGAGATGAACGTGTGGGACGTGACAGGTTCGGCGAGCCTCGCCAGCCGCGATTTCATGCAGAAATGCTATTCCACGGGTCAGGGCTTGGTCACCGACAGCTTCGCGGCCGGCGCCGACGGCGTGACGCTCAACTACGTCGTGCTCGTGCCCCTCTTCGACGGCGGCGAGATGACGGGATCGCTGTTCGTCTCGCTGTACTTCGACGATATGGTGCGCATCCTCGCCGAGAGCGCCGTCGGCCCCGATGTGGGATCGGTGCTCATCGGAAGCCGGGGCCAGACGATGTCGGCCACGTCGGGTTTCGTGTACGACGACATGTTCCTCGACCCGCTTCGCAGCAGCATCGCGTTCGGTATGACCGCCGATGTCGTGGAGCGGGAGCTGATGGCGCTCAACCCGGTGTCCTTCTGGACCGTAGACGGATTGGATGTACGATACTACACGGCCGTTCCTATCGCCGATACCGCATGGGACGCCGTATGCGTGACGAGCTTCTGGGACGCGTACACCAAGGTCATGGCCGCGCTCGCTCCGCTGATCGCCGCCGGTTTGGCGATCGTCGCGGGCGTGTTCCTGTTGCTTCGCCGCGATTTCATGTGTCAAATGGAAAACGCCCGCATGCTTGAGAAGTCCGTCGAGGAGCTGCAGAGGAAAGTGTACGACGATGGGCGATCGGCTGAAGCCGACATCGCCGACATCCTCGAGCTCACCTCGTCGGGCCTGTCCGACGGGCTGACCGGCACCGTCACGCGCTCGGTGTTCTCCAGCAAGCTGGCGAGTGCGCTCGAGAACGCGCGGGACGGCGGATCCCTGTACGCCCTCTGCTTCATCGACCTCGACGACTTCAAGACGATCAACGACACGTATGGCCATGCGACCGGCGACGCGGCTTTGAAATCCATCGGCTACGCCCTGCGCGGCTACGAGCGGCGCTACGACGGCATGGTGGGACGTTACGGCGGCGACGAGTTCGTGATGCTCATGACCGACATCGACGACGAAGGCGAGCTGCGCGCCGTGCTCGACGAGATGGTGGGCGACCTTCATGTGGACATCCAGGTGGGCGACGCGGTGGTCTCGGTGCATTGCAGCATCGGCGCGGCCGTGTGGGACCGGGTTTCCGACGCCGATGCGCTTTTGGGGCAGGCCGACAACGCTCTGTATCGCGTCAAGCAGCATGGCAAGGAAGGGTATTTCGTGTTCGGCGAAGAGGATGCGCAGTGA